The window TGCAAGCAGCTCAAGTATGGAATCACTCGGTATTAATAGTTCAACTACATCACATAGCTTCATCATTAGCCATGGCAGATTGACAGCGAGGAATGAACAATGCAATTTATTCTGCCTTCAACATACACAGTAGAAAAAGAATGAGGAGATATTATCAGCTTACCGTGCTAGTTTACAATCTTGTGGTACTTTATATTAGTTACTGATTCAACTACAATATAGCAGCTCCAGCACTTGTCATTGTCGATTTCTTTGGGCAGCAAAGAAACCGGAAGCAAACCTGCTCTGGTTCTTGTGCGACGTGCtcctggtggtggtgctgctgctgcttctgcttctGAAAGGCGTGAGACCAGCATCTACAACTCTGGTAGGTGAAGAATAGTGaacgctgcggctgcggctgcggctgcggcgaagCCAGCGGAGCCTGTCCTTGAGCCGAGGCCGGCAACGGTGGACATGAGCATGTCCAACAGAATCACCGGGGAGTGATATCTCAGAGGAGTCCATGCCATTCCCAGCTGAAGACACGGAGCGGCTGCCGTTGAGGCGAATACCTTGGGACTGCGACGAGGACGACCTTGCGATGGTGCCACTGCCGGGTTGGAGGGCATACCTTGATCTGGAGGACTCGGAGAAGGACCTGCTGAGCAGATGCCCGGCAGGGTTGGCGAGGAGGCCCTTGATTGCCCACAATTGGTTCCACCTGAGGCTCCCCGTCCTCCTCTCGACCATGGCGACAGAAGTAGCAGCGGCGTCGTTGGGGTAGGGATTAGCAGCAGGCGCCACACCAGCAGCAggagccgctgctgctgctgccgccgcggaggtggtggaggaggcatCAAGCGACTGGCGGGAGGGAATGcaggaggagtggttggcgtCGCAGCAGGCGATCCATTCGCTGCAGGAGTGACGAAGGGATCGCTTGCGCTGCAGGTGAGGCGGCGGATCTTGGCCATCGCCGCCACTGGTGGACGGCGCGGCGTTGGTGTCCTCCGCCCGCTCCTCTCCTTGGTCCTCTAGCTGGAAGAGGCGAAGGAGCGTGGTCCGCTCCGCCCGCCCTGTCCTCCTCCCCGCTGCCTCTGTGgagcaaggaggcggcggctcctccaGGTCGTCCTGGTGGaggggaagggaaggaggaggcTGGGATGGGGAGGCCACACCAATCAGATTGGTAGCGTGGAGCCGGTCGAGGAGGCAGGCGGAGCAGAAGCCAGTGAAGGACGGCTGCGACGGGTGCTTGGGGCACCTCCTCCCCGACGCAgcatcgccgtcgccgacgccatTGCCCATCCGGGTGGGATTGGGTGCCTAGAGTAGCGAGAACGCAAATTGGGGGCTCGAATCGGGGATCCCAGGCTGCCCGAGAGAGGTTTGACCGGGAGAGGTTAGGGTTTTGACCGCCGATGCTGATCTGTTGGAGTTGGAGGGCTGGGGGCAGTGGGGGGGAGCACGcacgaggaagaagacgaagagATAGCCGTTGGGGTcgctccggccctcctcctccgTTGGATCTGGGTACAAGGATAAGCGTCGGGATCAAATCACCCTGCCTGCCACGACCCAAAAAACATGTTTGGTATATATCTGCATAAATAGAAGATTTGCCAACGGGAGAATAACTTGCCATTTTGAAacatttttgtgttttcttctACGGAAAACAAGTTAGTTTTAGCACAATTATAGTTATATAGTATGTGGATCATCTCTAGCACCTCATTATGTTATTTCTGCCagctctcaaaaaaaaaaacggtgAGAACCGGGGTTCGTTTCCAAAGCCGGCACTTCACTGCCAGAAGTTAGAAATTTTGAGCCTTAAAATGAGCAAAAAAACATAGAAATTTTTAAGAATTGCAATTTTATCGGAAATTTTCTATGTAGCCCTTGAATAAAATATTGCATCTAGGGGTGAAAAGTGGGATGTGAAATTCCTATAGCGACCAACACAGTTTTTCGTATTATGCTAGCGTTTTCGACTGTttcttttttaagaaaaatataaaaatatatcatttatatttaatttattatatttttcaCCGTATTTTATTTTGTTAACTTTATAAATACGGAAAAAATTTCGAGCCGACCGCTACCGTTTCCGTATTGTAATACCGATTCCGACCGTTTTTATCCCTGATTGCATCATATGAAATTGATTAGGATTCATTTGGGATGCATGAATCCATAGAAAATTTGGATGAAAACTGAGGTGAGGTTGGAGGTAGCTGAAGTTATAGATCTTTGCATGCCCTCAGGCTGACATGTACATACGTGTGTGGTAGTACTTCTAGTACACCAATGAAATGATAGCGCGACGACATTGTCATGGATGTGTTGCATAAAATCAAGAGGGTTTTGAATAAAGCCTTCACAAATCAATGATAACATAAGGAATTGGACGAATGTATACTAGTAGCAGAGGATCGAAAGGTGTCCTTGGAGATGAATTGCTGGCATGGGTCCACTTGTCGGATCTTTCTTCAATTAACCCTCCCCTTCTTCATCTATTGTGCTTGACCCGTCCATGGTGACAagctcctcgtcatcctcccaCCTGCATCCCCGGGCATCCTGCCTCGCCCCGCCCGCCCGGCTGTAGACCTCACCATCGGACGTCACCATGCCTCACCAGTTCAGGGAggaactttttttttccaaaaagccATTATATAACCtttaaatatttatatatattttttgtgtcTTCATACTtttgcaaataaccccctataGTTGTTTTAAGTTACAGTAATGCAGTCAAGCCCTAACATGTGGGCCTCACCATGTGCCAACAAGGCAAAACCACTCAGCAAAATGACTTAGGGGGAAGATTAAATGGTTTTGGGTAGCTCAGGATGTAGAACATCTGGGTTTGTAGATGAGGGTGTGAAATAGACGACCAAGCAAATGTTAAGGGGGTTATGTGTCACagccctggaaaaaaaaaagggaaagaaaaaaaaaatcgcgcccgggcccacctgtcagcctctcCCTTCCTTTCCTCTGTTTTGCTCGCGCCGCGCGGCACgcgtcgccacgccgccggcgtcgatccTCGTTCCACGCGTCGACGATCCTCGATCCGCGCGCGTTCTTATCCGTGCTGAGCCGCCCCTCCCCTTATCCGCGCTCGCCCGGCTCCCGTTCCccgcctcaaaccctaaccctagcc is drawn from Panicum virgatum strain AP13 chromosome 1N, P.virgatum_v5, whole genome shotgun sequence and contains these coding sequences:
- the LOC120654334 gene encoding CLK4-associating serine/arginine rich protein-like, translated to MGNGVGDGDAASGRRCPKHPSQPSFTGFCSACLLDRLHATNLIGVASPSQPPPSLPLHQDDLEEPPPPCSTEAAGRRTGRAERTTLLRLFQLEDQGEERAEDTNAAPSTSGGDGQDPPPHLQRKRSLRHSCSEWIACCDANHSSCIPSRQSLDASSTTSAAAAAAAAPAAGVAPAANPYPNDAAATSVAMVERRTGSLRWNQLWAIKGLLANPAGHLLSRSFSESSRSRYALQPGSGTIARSSSSQSQGIRLNGSRSVSSAGNGMDSSEISLPGDSVGHAHVHRCRPRLKDRLRWLRRSRSRSRSVHYSSPTRVVDAGLTPFRSRSSSSTTTRSTSHKNQSRFASGFFAAQRNRQ